From the genome of Salarias fasciatus chromosome 22, fSalaFa1.1, whole genome shotgun sequence:
CTGCGCCCGCCCAGGACTCGGCTTAGGACAATGGGCAACAGGGCctttgaggctgctgctcccGGTCTGTGGAATGCCATCCCCGACTAACTCAGGGCTTCACAGACCGTGGATTCTTTCAAAAGAGGGCTGAAAACCTTTTATCGCCTTCCCTGATTGATtttactgctgtttgtttttactgtatttactgtTTATACTGTCCCActgctttttattgtctttatcaTTGCTTTTATTGTCTTCCTGACTGTGCACATTGAGATTTGCCTACAAATGTAATGTGcgttataaataaaaaacattattattattacatattGTTACCCTAAATCTTAATTGTTGAAATATCATTCATAGATTTACcttttaataataatttataatAGTAATAACTTATTATTACTGTTAACAAATGTAATAAGCAAACTGTGCTCAGAGTATTTGACTCACCCAAGATAACAAGGAAAATAAGTTAATGTGTTCATGTCTTTTTAATGGTTGTTGAATTTTAATGCATGAAGGAAAGTtgtcacatttcagtttttacatATTTGCTAGGAAAAAACATCTTATCAGTGTACTTGAGGAAActataaaaattaaaataaaacatgaacgTGTCCAGCcaagcattttaaaaacatcatATAATCTGTTATTATACCAGAACATTAACAGTCAGTCTGATACAGTCAGCAGGTTTAGTGTCATTAACTCTGGCAATGATCTCTAATGTCTGTAAGGAACGTGACTTCTATGGAGTTATGAGATGAACTTTGACTGAGTGATTTGCCAAGTAGTTCagtcaaacaaaaacataaaacatcccATCTGGTCTGATTCTTTCAAGAatgatgaaaatgcaaatttgtCAAGGTGATTATTAAGACATAAGAAAACTCTGTAATTATAAACTAATATGCAGAGTTTTCTGTGCAAACACCTGAGCATTCACACACTTGCTCTTGAGGGTCTGACCTTTTCTGTAGAATAATGCAAACCTTCTCCTTTAAAAGTCTGCAGAGTGACCAAGACTGAATCTGTGATTTGAAGATCATCCTCTTGCTGTTTGCTCTGGTTGTGCTGCTCCTGTATGAACCTCAGACCATGAAGTGAAGCGCAGACAGACTGATCGTCACATATTCTGAAACAACTTCAGCctgacacatgaacacagtcTGAATGAACAGTGTTTATCCAAACTCTGACCAAGTGTTTTGATCCTGCATTGTGACCTGTGTATGTCACACAATGGCCATAAAGATAAAATAAGATGAGAAGCCTTCCAGTCTTCCAGTAAAACTTTgctttcattaaacagaagtgATTATTTAACTACATTTAACTTCCTTGTTCTCCTTTTGAAGTGTTATCtatcaacacaaacaaaacaatcttcCTTTATTGTTTTTCCCTGTAATTTGTTCTGGTCATAAACTGgaaagattttaaaaataatctaCTTCTCCTCTTGAACTCACTGAAGTAGATATGATTAATCATTAGAATGAATTTCAAGTAAGTGTGGATACTTACTGTCAATTTAACACAACTGTGCAAGTGAAGAACAAATATAATACTGAACATTAGGCTGTAAAAAGTAATTGACTGTCCTGAATGTTAGCGAGCAGCAGTGAAGTCTATCAAAGGCAGGAGAGGTAAGAACaattcaattgttttttttctttttatcattcttgtagtttgcttttttttacttcatcaACTAAATGAACATTACTGATGGAGACACTTAAGTGTGCACATCACAAAGAAGTGCATAACACTAATAGGGATACAAACAGTGGTATTTGATATAAAAATATCATTGAGATAAAAAGTAAGAAGAGTATAATTATTATGCAATTGTTTATCCATCACCTATACTGCATAATTCTCCAGTTCTCACTtaagcccctttcacactggccaaaaaacccgtttaaacccgctaattaatcggctcctcatggcagtgtgaaaggggtcactcggcattagacccgggtttttcaaccctgcaatcgacgtGGGTTTTTAGAGGGTCACTACTatcggctttttagtgggaggggcgaaagggagtgtgaaaggcagacacgagtcgacgcggtaatttacgtgatgacgtcaacgcagcgtggctacgcgctagttgttgtttctggacacagcgtaagatttccttcgtcaagatgacccagtattggcaagatagccaAGATAGATAAGATGAAAACCTATTCAAATGGTGGATTTAAAGTTTGAGTTCTTATTGATGGGTGTTGGGAGAAAGCTTTGATTAGATATCAGGCTGTTTCCCTGTTTTGGATTCCTGATTCAGACGTCTTTTACTGGAGGTGTACGAGGCAATGCTGAACTGAGATGAGACCTCAAGGAGAATAACAGACTCCCTGGAGAGATTACAAGTCTTGGATAGTCTGGCCTTGAgttggaggaagcagaggagaaagacaTTCCTGGATCTCTATTCATATCAAACCCTCTATAAGGAAGTGGATGAAGAAAAGGCCATAAGATCAATCATAATCTGGATCACATGCTACTCTAAAGGAAAAGAAGATAATATAAAGAGAAACCAAAGAGTTTCCATAACAAATAAATTGATGGATGGGTTCTTacctttattttcttcttctacttttCAGGTTACCTgaatttttttagttttatcaCAACGGTATTGTCCTTGTAGATGTTAACAATATTGATTTGTAGAATTTAATTAATTCaagcaaaaaaacacagcagtggtTTCTCTCCTCATCCAAGTTTCCTAAATGTACAGCACAACAGCAAAACTGTGAACAAGATGAAGGTCGAACTAATATCTGCTTGAGCACTAATGTTATACTTGACTGCAAGAAGGTTGAACAAAAGCAAGAAAGCTCGCACTTTGTTGGGATGAACAACCTAAACTTGCCCACAATGGTATGGCCCGAACTCTTACTATTAATTGATGTTTGGGatttcaataaaatgtattaattgTTCAGATTAGATCTGCTGCATGCATCTGCCTTAAttccaaaacacaacagtatTTCACATggaaaaactgacaaattttCTAAAATACACATTACTTACTGACGAGTTTGAACAAATTACCATCTTCAATTCACAACAGCTGGAAGATCATTTTGTAACCAAATTTTGAGCATTATATTAAAGTGTATTTGTCCTTCAGATGCATAATTGTGTTAAGGTGACATCAAGCAACAACACTTCCTGACTTAAAAGTAATTCCAGTAAAGAATAACATCTCCTCTAGTGAGTTCAAGGAGAGAAAGAATATTTTTAACTCTTTCCAGTTTATGACCACAACAAATAACAGGAGAAAACagctagaaattggcactcagagagtgcagacctccgccacagctcaaatcagtcaccaacaacaataagaacaccatatataataaaacaacactgcgatcgggggtgtgatcggagcggagcggtgcggtgcggtgtgCGGCGCGTGGAGCGGTGCGGCATGGTGTCTGCATGCGGTGTTGGACCGGGGGTGCGGAGGCGCGGAGCGGTGGGGAGCagcgcggtgcctgcatgctgcatcgggagccgtgagtggggtgctggatgggcccccccacctttaattctgcccccccccccccccccccccccaaccctgggcctgggacaacagacccgtttgtccccccctgtcggcgggcctgcccaactatgtcaaagactgccctatctctcaatgataaaaaaatcctttaaaaaattcctggatccagacagtgatccggatcatcaccaaaatttaatggattctaagttagtccaagacccacctttccacaaagtttcattgcaatccgtccataaaaTCCGTCCATtcttccgtaatgttgctaaccaacaaaccaacaaaccgacatgattacataacctccttggcagaGGTAATAAAGGAAGATTGTTTGACCATCAATTACAATTGATGACAATTACAGTTGTTTTACAATTTGTTGTTGAACAAAGGTTTGCACTTCAATGAAGTAACAAAGTATACACACGAATCTCACACCATTCCAAAATACAATCTgatttgatgaaatataatatgAAATAAAGTGGCAGCTGGTGGTGAAATGTGTCGGGtgggctaacaaatgcttgcataatacagattaaatagttaacagagttgcaaaagcaacatcacctatgatacacacagttacatcaacTACAGGTACACTATGCTTTTTCAGTGCTAtacatcaactctctctctctctctctctctctgtcacacgcacacattGACGCACTACAGACAtgttccaacccaacttcaacgactgcccacagatagcctgctgcaactgtcttattacaactgtttggtgacatgtagtgCCAAACACACCTTCAGTACAGCAGAtaacctcagcaaaaacaaggcgtcacagtcctttaacaggtcgacatgggcctaccttatttgaaaagaagctcacatcgatgCCTTTCTGGGACGCAAACAGGTTAACCACCATGTCGCtgaagtctggtaatttttggTGGAAGTCCGTCTAGATAGACAGCATGTCTAATGCATTCAATCGGTCCAAATAATTGGGATTATCCAAAGCAAATAgcaaaagcaaagcaaataGTCCACCTCGTTCATGCTAACGCCCgccatagctgaactttttctccctccttcccaactctggcacaAATAGCAACACCACTGCGTTAAATATCCGCTATTGGTCAAAAGTCGGTGGCCTGTGGGCTGACAGAagttagcccaaaatgctcagtaaaccaaggggggcggggggacatgacacctgtcaatcacttacaagaacgaaatgaatgtatctgctggggctgtaaaaaaacAGCCATTTTAGAGATATTCcattttccttttgactgattggtgctgttgctacctttggttttatctaaacttaaaacaatctgttgtaagttatttaaaaaaaatcgttttctcatcttttttgtattagctgtctttttgtgctagGAGGGCTTAGCCCTGTTAGCCCATTCATAAAAGCCGTCCCTGATGAAATATATATGAAATATatagaaccaggaagtaaatgTTACGGAACGTGAAACGGAGGCTCAGGTGCAGAAGGCAGCCAGACACAGGAAGTGGGGATTTATCAAGTTCATTTTTGAAACTGGAAGGGACGAGTCCGAGGGCCAAGGTGCTGCACACCGGCAGCTATGGTGGCGAGGTGCTGCACACCGGCAGCTGCGGAGGTGAGGTGCTGCTTCTGTTGCAGCCAGGTGAGCAGGTGGCAGGCGAGGGAAGGACAAGGGTGGTCCAGGCTgaagcaaaagaagaaacaggatAAGTCGCAGCATGGACAGGGGGCTTACACGAAGACACCTGGTAGAACTAACTGAGGGAGTGCAACAACCCAGCGTTGGAGAGTGGACTGCAGCCAGCTTAAATagacagcagagcaggtggAACAGACGAGGCCACTCTCCGGGCAGATGACTCCAATTAGCTGATGAGTCGCCCACGCTGCCTGCTCACCgacagacagaagaggagagggacagagcAGCAAAGCAGGCCTGCTCCATAGTGCCAGAGGAGCGGGCATGACAGTAAAATGTGGTTAGTCACTTCTGTTTTATTAAAGCAATGATTTACTGGAACTTGAAGACTTCTCATCTTATACATCTTTATGGCCATTGTGCGATACACACAGCTCACGTGTCTTttatttgttagtttgttttgtgCGTTCCAGCAATTTTTACAGTCAGTTATAAAGTTATCCAGACTGGGATTTGAGGCATGTCGAGTTTTGTTGTTTATGTTCCAACACTCCAACAGCAGAAACCTCAGAGAAGATCAGTCTGGAGGGTTCAGCAGACTcaagacattcattcattcattcattcattcattcattctcactGATGCTGATGGTGATCATTGCCATGTAAAGTACTTGACCTCTGCTCAGTGTAGTTGGTGTCTTTCTCAGCTTTCAACATCTCATCGCTTGCGTTgtgaatgttgttgtttttttttctctctcatcatGCAAATGGCCTCATGTGTTGTTGCATAATCAGTCCTGAAGTTGGCAAACTTTGTGTCATGACTGACAGTCACTGTGTCCATATGTATTCTATATATTTAATTATTGCTAAAATGGAATGACTGTGATCCAGTGGATTTTGCAGGAATACAATTTTTAATGTAATTCGGTATTGGAGGCAAGAAAGGTAGGAAGTTTTGATAAATGATTTGccttttatgactttttgatAAAGTTTCTAGTTAGTTTAATGGTATTTCCACATGTTCATCCAGTGTTTATATCGTTGCATACAAATCATGGACACAACTCACCCAGAAGATCAAAACTGCATTGAGATTATGAGTTCAAAAAGCTTTCCATAAACGATTTATGAACAAGTTTGAATTGAATGAACCGTAAATATCACAGTGAAATAAAGCTGACAGCACAGAGGCTTGGAAATATATAATTGTACTGTCCTGGTTTTATTTATACAACAGACAAACAGTttcctgagaagaaaaaagatgttCTACTGTTGTCCACTGGATTGACTGTGCAAAAGGAGgtgaaaccaaaacacagaaagctGAATTAACTAGCTTAATTTAACATGCAAATTCATTCTTTACAAAACAATCCGACACATTCCAATCAGTTTTTTATGCATATTAACACTGATGAATTTACTGTTACGGGTCTTTATGTATAggttttttaaatacaaaatggaATGAATGACATTGGTTCAAAAGCAATCAAATCTATAAACATGAATCCATCTTGAGGAACTTCAAAAAATCACATTGAACTGACCACAACACAATTCTGAATGTCAAAATCTACAGAAAGTAGGAATAATACCTTCAATATTGAACATTCTGCCCAATTTGTGACAAAACAGTAAACACAAGTATAAGAAAGTAAAAGATGAatataaacatttgtttttgtcagcAAGACATGTTTAACATACAGATACATTTGTGCAGGAAAAGTTTTGGTGAATTCTCTTGATACAGtctcaaaatgaatgaatcttTATGTTCAAAAACAGACTCATTTGATCACTCGGAATGATTTATTCAGTCACAAAGAGACCTTTCATATTTTGATGTCAGGTCAGGACAAAGATTAAGAGTCTTAATTTCATATGTGGGATTAAAATCATGGAAGAAAACATCAAGTCAGGTCAGATCTTCTCAGCAGCTAGGGGTAGGCTGTGCGTAATGCACAAACAAATGGGCGTACACCAGAGCATGCTGTATCGTTCCACTTCTTACTCGTCCTGAAGTTAGTTACAACACATGCCTCTCCACTAGTGTTGCTTGGCTCTCCAGGACTCCAAAAGACAAAGTCGACCCTGGATCCATCAGACCACATCCATCTTGAATTCAGATGAAGGTCGGTGAGTCCAATCCAGGTGAATCCCTGAGCTGGGTCGAAGTTCTGAATCAGTGTATTGACAAAGTTGTGTTCCTCCACACTGTGGATGGACACCAGGTTGGCTCCCAGTGACACACAGTGGAGTTCTGCCTCAGCCCACCTTACGCCAGTGGAGAAGTACCGAAAGCAGCGGCCATTGAAGCTGAACCAGAACGCTGGACAACCGCCAcgctggagcttcatgtttttctcctccaaggGAGCCGCAGCACAAAGAgtgaggaaacacaaaaagaggaaaaacatcatGTTGAAGCTTCAAATGTCTCTGAGTGAGAAGGCCTTGATGTCTTGCTGGAGCTGTTCAGAGTCGTTTGAGGAGACTGAATctcacagaggagaaaatcTTTTATATCCCTGAGAGAGGCGGAGCTGCTCTGAGTGAGTGTCATCAACAGCTTTTTTCAGGTCAATAAAAACTGGCGATCAAATGTTCATTTTGGCCTGTCACTGCTAATTTCGTGCCTGTCACTGATCACCCTGATGAATCTCCTATGATGTGGTCATAGTGATTGGACTCATAGACGAATTATTCACATTCAGAAAATTGGATGAAGAATgcaaaataacgttttgatacacacagatctgcacaagcatagtgcactgcggaaggatataccaggcgcacagcggctgagtctacgcttctactgctgtgctccggtatagccttctgcggagcactgcgcatgcgctggtctgtgtggatcaaaacattattttaacggattgaaaagacaatacgtcttttaaaatgctttataaccattcggatttacttcgcgtgctaatacgccgtcccctggaccactggaaggagtattttgtctaCTTTCTCAGTcgggctctgtctcctcttcacctgccgtagttgagctaagctaactacaatgctaacagctgttagccaggcactggacgaacggacacaaaaaaggtatttatgagcttatctcactttgtaaatgatagcgatagggcgtgggtccaaaatcttcggagtattccctTAAGTCCAGCAGATGGTACAGTGGCTTGACGACTTTTGAGAGGAACACTTGACACATTAGGGAAAATAGTAGGATACAGCAAATTACAGGAGatgtaaatattaaaataaaacttgcGAACGTGTCCATCCAACCATTTTAATAATGTCATACAGTCTGTTATTATACCAGAACATTAACCATTCTGACACGGTCAGCAAGTTTAGTGTTATTAACTCTGGCATAGATCTCTAATCTCTGTGAGGAACGTGACTTTTATGGAGTTATGAGATGAACTTTGACTCCTCATCTGGCCTGCCTCTGTCAGGAATAATGCGGAGGTAAATTTGGCAAGGAATTtataaaaatacacagaaaactaTAGGTATAAATTTATATGCAGAGTTTTATCAGGAAATTCCTCAGGTTGAAAAAAGTTCATTTGACTGTGCCTCACACAAATTAAGGGATGGAACAGAGTGAAGGGTAATAAACTATTTATTAGTGTACTGATGACAGGAAGGCCTTGGTTTTTCTCGAGAATGATAGGACTTATCAGTAAACTTGCAAAATCAATCAACAAAAAACAGTGCAGTTCGACCATGAAGAATGTATTCAATGATATCAAACAATCTGTCATTATACCGGAACATCAGCCAGTGTGATACTGTCAGCAAGGGTAGTGTTATCAACACCGGCATAGATCTCTAATCTCTGTGAGGAACATGACATTTATGGAGTTAAGAGATGAACTTTGGCATCTGGCCTGCCTCTGTCAGGTAATGCAAAGGTCTACTGATGACAGGAAGGCTTTGGTTTTTATCTGGAATGACAGGACTTACCAGTAAACTTGAAATATAATCAACAAGAAAACAGTGCAGTCCGACCATGAAGAATGAACCATAAACCAAGTGGAAACTTTGAAGATAAAGAGTATGTTTGGctctagagaagcattgtgtaaattacaatacagagatttctccattctatagatttttgttttttgttttgtttttgtggttcatattgtggcttctgatctgtttcaaaaactatttcaaagattttgttgagttttgaaaaTCTAAAGTCATTCAATGCAGATAATTATTTTTGTGGTTAAACGTAATCATCAAGTGCAACTCCCTCTGCtcagctccaaaaaaaaaaaaaaaaaaaaaaaaaaacctctgtcaGCTCAGTCCGTGATGTCTGGGACATTTATTTAcatggccactagggggcgttttattttaaaatgtactcCATGGTCGTAATTTAAGGCAAGAATTAACAACCACTGTTGTTGTTTGAGTCGGAAGACTTGATGGAAGTACCGATAGCGAATCAAAGTACCTACAGAAGTAAACAGGattgcacagggagaacatgcaaaccccacacagagAAGCCTGGCCCAGACTCAAACCCACAATCTATTGCTGTCAAATCTAACATTTCTGCTCAAAGCAGATATTGGATATGCCTTAAGTTAACTGCTCTTGTGCTGTACATTTTAGAAACTCAGATGAGGAAAGACGCCAGTGTTTTTGCTTGAAAGCATAAAAGGTACAATAAGTAATATTACATCACATAACGTACttccccccctcttcctcctccccttcgGCGAGTGTTGCACAGGTTGCCACTCTGAGAGAAGTGAGTTTAGACAGTTCAGGCATGTCTCTCGAGGAGCGTGCAACATGAAAGCACTTGGCCAGTGATTTAGCAAAGATTTTGCTTTCCTAAATTCCTCGCCAGTATAATAGCTAACACTGTTAACTAGATACAGGACAAGCTCAGCTTTGGGGAGTGCAGGCGCGCCATTTAAATCCATGGTCCAGTGAACATGTTCATATAGATCTATTCTGCCAAGCTCAAAATTTTTTTCCAGGTCCCGAGCCTTGGGAACAGGATCCAGCTTTTCTTGGTATCGTCCAATTTCTTGTAGTTTTCCAATGTAGCGTACATTTGAACCGATACGAtacgattcgattcgattcgatACCAATACCCGGTACTGGTACTGAACGGTAGCAATTTCTggtacttttgtgtgtgtttatgtggtaataaaatgttaatttgttgctgCCTGCAGATGACTCGCTAATGGATGGTAGCATGCCAACAGAGGCTAGTGTGCTAATAGAGGTTAACATGCTAACGGTGCCaaatgcaggagttgtagctGTAAATCTGAAGCCGTTGAAAAAACTGCACTCCTCAGCCTTGAGAAAAATCTTCTGCCAAACCAGGCGCTTCGTATGATTTGAAGTATTCCCACCGCAGCGAGAGTAATCCGATTCACATTATGAAAAGAGAAGCTGTGCTTTAGAGCGCTTTAGTCATGCTTTGTGGTTGTTTGGTACTGAAGCAAGGTCTTGTGCATGCAATGCTGCATTCAAGTATTCAAGTCCACCATGGAAAATTGCCTCCTTTTCCACTCCTGCACAGTCTCAAGGATGCGTTCACGTACCGAAACATGGTATCGTTTGATTTAATGTGAATCGGTCAGTATCTATAAAAGTACTgaattcggtacccatccctaatTGTGTCATGGCCCACAGAAGATCAAGATGCAAACATGTAAATGGCTGCTGTGGCCCACAATGAAGTGTAGTGTGACGTAGCCTTTCAAGGCCGATTAATTAAGTTCTAGTCCCTTACATAAGGGCTTGGCATTGGTGCTTCGCACACGGTATCATTTCTTTTAATCATGTCAGGCCAAATAGTATTACGAGTTCCAGTTTTTAAACCTTACATTTGAAAGTACTTTGTACATTAAACCTTCATGAATGCTTCAAGGAGTTTTGCCGCTGCACATCAGCATGATATCAGATAAAAAGTTGCATACTCCAACagttaactcttttttttaactacttagACATTAGCAAAGTTCAAGCATATTTAAGAATGAGATGGAGGGTTAATTCATCGCTCTAAGGCTCAGCTTTTGtgaagtttcaagtgaaaatgcatattttttttgaatcttcgtttcagaaaagttgcgccTGGACACGCCAACGTTTTGAATCCCGGGGTCCACATTCCACTATGGAAAATGGGCCCCAGGATCAATATTCCACTGTATGTATGGAGTATAGACTCTGCATATAAACAAT
Proteins encoded in this window:
- the LOC115409484 gene encoding ladderlectin-like produces the protein MMFFLFLCFLTLCAAAPLEEKNMKLQRGGCPAFWFSFNGRCFRYFSTGVRWAEAELHCVSLGANLVSIHSVEEHNFVNTLIQNFDPAQGFTWIGLTDLHLNSRWMWSDGSRVDFVFWSPGEPSNTSGEACVVTNFRTSKKWNDTACSGVRPFVCALRTAYP